In Cellulosilyticum sp. I15G10I2, the DNA window ACAATAGATAAAAAGACATATGTGGACTGGATTCAATTAGCTAAAGAAGGTAATATGAATATGCTGAGGATCTGGGGCGGTGGCATTTATGAAAAAGAGATTTTTTATGAGACATGTGATGCATCAGGGATACTCATTTGGCAGGATTTTATGTTTACTTGTTCTTCCTACCCAGACTTTGACTTTGAATTCATGAGCAATGTTAAAGCCGAAATACGTTATATTGTAAAAGCACTTAGAAATCACCCCTCACTCGCTATATGGTGCGGAAATAATGAAATTCAGTGGCTTCATGGGCAAAAGTTACCTCAGTTAGTAGATTTAAGACTATATGGAGAAAAAATCTATCATGATTTAATGCCAGAAATATTACAAGAGTTAGACCCAAGCAGGCTTTATTGGCCAAGTTCACCTTTTGGGGGTAATGACCCCAATAGTGATGAACAGGGTGATAAGCACAATTGGCAAGTTTGGGCAGGGCAGATCTATCCAAGAAAATATGGAGAGCCTGTACTGGTAGATAATTCGCCTCATGGTATATCCTTTAAAAGATTTGCAGAAGATATGTGCAAGTTTGCATCAGAGTTTGGAATGCATGCTTTACCGGTTATGGAAACGTTAGAAGCGTGTATTCCAAAAGAAGATTTATATTTTGACAGTTTTGAAATGAAATATCGTAATAAAGACAAGCGGCCAGATCGTGGAAAGTTATTAATGGAAGGTTATACAGGGCTTCCGCATAATCTTGAGGAATATATTGATTTTTCTATGATGGCTCAGGCAGAAGGATTAAAATATGGTATAGAGCACTATAGAAGAAGGTGGCCAGAATGTGGAGGTTCTATTATATGGCAGCTTAATGATTGTTGGCCGACTATGAGCTGGAGTATCGCTGATTTTTTTGGACGTCCTAAAGCTGGTTATTATTATACAAAACGTGTTTATAAACCTATAATTATTTCTTTTAAAGAAGAAACGTTAGATTATTTCTCGCTATGGGTTTCAAATGATACTTGTGAAATCTATGAAGATACATTGATAGTTGGACTTCAAGATTTTTTTGGACACAATGAATACTACGAAGAAGTACCAGTATATGTTAAGCCCAAACAATCTCTTAAAATAAAGGTTTTTTTTAAAAATAGAATAAACGTAACCTATGCAAATTTTGAATTTATGTATGTAAAATCCTTAGAAGGTAAAGTAGATCAAAATATATTATTCTTTTATGATTATAAAGATTTAAATCTTCCACCTTGTACCTTAGATGTAAGGAAAGAAGTTCTATCAGAACAGGAAATAAAATTAAAAATCAAAACAGATTGTTTTGCAAAGTTCGTAAAAATAGCTGGAGATTTAGATGGCATTAAACTTAGTGACAATTATTTTGATCTGATGCCAAATGAAGAAAA includes these proteins:
- a CDS encoding beta-mannosidase, which encodes MKKTSLTSGWQLKGYDKDNISELKLKDFDMEDSMWIPVKVPGDVHSALMQQGIIEDPFYSTNAEKCRWVEDKIWVYRTRFAFNEEIQNDEVIELVFQGLDTFATVYLNGQKLGIHSNMFIPFKVDITPFIQYGINEVLISFDSVITVTERKDYSKMWFSYSRNRVWARKAQMNFRWDWGPRLLTAGIWKEVELQCHKKVSIDYSYFTTTHLSCDRAEVSLDIGLKQASNKRLKVKIDMMEEEKSVYSQEIKVDENNPIHMTFEVNHPKLWWTHDLGEPFLYDLRIELFEEDRLIDTKVQKVGIRQLEIQQKDEAGNSRFMFVLNGVGVFVKGANWVPAHSLIGTIDKKTYVDWIQLAKEGNMNMLRIWGGGIYEKEIFYETCDASGILIWQDFMFTCSSYPDFDFEFMSNVKAEIRYIVKALRNHPSLAIWCGNNEIQWLHGQKLPQLVDLRLYGEKIYHDLMPEILQELDPSRLYWPSSPFGGNDPNSDEQGDKHNWQVWAGQIYPRKYGEPVLVDNSPHGISFKRFAEDMCKFASEFGMHALPVMETLEACIPKEDLYFDSFEMKYRNKDKRPDRGKLLMEGYTGLPHNLEEYIDFSMMAQAEGLKYGIEHYRRRWPECGGSIIWQLNDCWPTMSWSIADFFGRPKAGYYYTKRVYKPIIISFKEETLDYFSLWVSNDTCEIYEDTLIVGLQDFFGHNEYYEEVPVYVKPKQSLKIKVFFKNRINVTYANFEFMYVKSLEGKVDQNILFFYDYKDLNLPPCTLDVRKEVLSEQEIKLKIKTDCFAKFVKIAGDLDGIKLSDNYFDLMPNEEKEILLWTQNPKIVDLKITVQAINNRTK